In Geotalea uraniireducens, one genomic interval encodes:
- the ligA gene encoding NAD-dependent DNA ligase LigA, which yields MDKQTAAQRIAGLRSELERHNRLYYVEDRPEISDAEYDALFRELLTLEEQFPELATADSPTRRVGGEPLEKFDQVTHRLPMLSLENAFTDEEITEFDDRVKRFLGLPAETELDYVCEPKMDGLAIELVYEEGQFTVGSTRGDGVVGEEVTRNLKTVKSIPLRLAVDPAPEQVEVRGEVYLPLAAFQRLNAQREEDGEPPFANPRNAAAGSIRQLDSRITARRPLSLFCYAPGECRGVEFTSQEDFLETIRQWGLPVNPLIRRVRGIDAVLAYYREMTAQRESLPYEIDGVVVKVDSFALQRELGEKSRSPRWAVAVKFPPRQAVTVVEDIVPSVGRTGVITPTAHLRPVEVSGVTVSRATLHNWEEMERKDIRIGDTVVIERAGDVIPAVVRVLTEKRTGAERPLPIPATCPECGSEVVKIPDEVAVRCLGLSCPAQIRESIIHFAARDAMDIDGLGEKYIEQLLRLGLVRNIADLYYLTRDHFMQFERMGEKLAENLLTAIAASKERELPRFIYALGIRHVGEHTAKLLATAFGSVANLAAATEEELLSIREIGPQVAQSIRTFFHNRENQATIERLFAAGVRPAVEEKRLGGKFTGKTFVFTGALTRFTRDDAKRLVEAEGGHAAGSVSKKTDYVVAGAEAGSKLAKARELGVPVLTEDEFLQLLEEAEGKS from the coding sequence ATGGACAAGCAGACCGCCGCCCAGCGCATCGCCGGGCTCCGCAGCGAGCTCGAGCGGCACAACCGCCTCTATTACGTGGAAGACCGGCCCGAGATCAGCGACGCCGAATACGACGCCCTGTTCCGGGAACTGCTCACCCTTGAAGAGCAGTTCCCCGAGCTGGCCACCGCCGACTCCCCGACCCGGCGGGTCGGCGGCGAACCGCTGGAAAAATTCGACCAGGTAACCCACCGCCTGCCGATGCTCTCGCTGGAAAATGCCTTCACCGACGAAGAGATCACCGAGTTCGACGACCGGGTGAAGCGTTTTCTCGGCTTGCCGGCCGAGACGGAGCTCGATTACGTCTGCGAGCCGAAGATGGATGGGCTGGCGATCGAGCTGGTCTACGAAGAGGGGCAGTTCACCGTCGGTTCCACCCGGGGAGACGGGGTAGTCGGCGAAGAGGTGACCCGGAACCTGAAGACGGTGAAGAGCATCCCGCTCCGGCTGGCCGTCGACCCGGCGCCGGAACAGGTGGAGGTGCGCGGGGAGGTCTACCTGCCGCTGGCCGCCTTCCAGCGGCTGAACGCCCAGCGGGAGGAGGACGGCGAGCCGCCGTTCGCCAATCCGCGCAACGCCGCCGCCGGCTCGATCCGCCAGCTCGACTCGCGGATCACCGCCCGCCGGCCGCTCTCCCTGTTCTGCTATGCGCCGGGCGAATGCCGCGGCGTCGAGTTCACCTCCCAGGAGGATTTTCTCGAGACGATTCGCCAGTGGGGGCTGCCGGTCAATCCGTTGATCCGCCGGGTACGGGGGATCGACGCCGTCCTCGCCTACTACCGGGAGATGACTGCGCAACGCGAGTCGCTCCCTTACGAGATCGACGGGGTGGTGGTCAAGGTCGACTCCTTCGCCCTGCAGCGGGAGCTGGGGGAGAAGAGCCGCTCTCCCCGCTGGGCGGTGGCGGTGAAGTTCCCCCCCCGCCAGGCGGTCACCGTGGTGGAAGACATCGTCCCGTCGGTCGGCCGGACCGGGGTGATCACCCCCACGGCCCATCTCCGGCCGGTGGAGGTTTCCGGGGTCACCGTCTCCCGGGCGACCCTGCACAACTGGGAGGAGATGGAGCGGAAGGATATTCGGATCGGCGATACGGTGGTAATCGAGCGGGCCGGCGACGTCATCCCGGCGGTGGTCAGGGTGCTGACCGAGAAACGGACCGGCGCCGAACGGCCGCTGCCGATCCCGGCGACCTGTCCCGAATGCGGCTCGGAGGTAGTGAAGATCCCCGATGAGGTGGCGGTCCGCTGCCTCGGACTCTCCTGCCCGGCGCAGATCCGCGAGTCGATCATCCATTTCGCCGCCCGCGACGCCATGGATATCGACGGCCTGGGAGAGAAATACATCGAGCAGTTGCTCCGCCTCGGCCTGGTCCGGAACATCGCCGACCTCTATTACCTGACCCGGGACCATTTCATGCAGTTCGAGCGGATGGGGGAGAAGCTGGCGGAGAACCTGCTCACCGCCATTGCCGCCAGCAAGGAGCGGGAACTCCCCCGCTTCATCTACGCCCTCGGCATCCGCCACGTCGGCGAGCATACCGCCAAACTGCTGGCCACCGCCTTCGGCAGCGTCGCCAACCTGGCGGCGGCCACCGAAGAGGAGCTGTTGTCGATCCGGGAGATCGGGCCGCAGGTGGCCCAGAGCATCCGCACCTTCTTCCACAACCGGGAGAATCAGGCGACCATCGAGCGGCTGTTCGCCGCCGGGGTGCGGCCGGCGGTGGAGGAGAAGCGGCTGGGGGGAAAATTTACCGGCAAGACCTTCGTCTTCACCGGCGCCCTGACCCGCTTCACCCGCGACGACGCCAAGCGGCTCGTCGAGGCCGAGGGAGGGCACGCCGCCGGCTCGGTGTCAAAGAAGACCGATTACGTGGTGGCCGGCGCCGAAGCGGGGAGCAAGCTGGCCAAGGCCCGGGAACTCGGCGTGCCGGTACTCACCGAGGACGAATTCCTGCAGCTGCTTGAAGAAGCGGAGGGGAAATCATGA
- a CDS encoding S8 family serine peptidase — MMKTDLIGIVGNAFRLLLAGLGLAAGSAVMPAMAPAAPVPAEVRAALARGEPQELIVLLDDTAVEGEVAGLSLPAATGAREAAQRRLALKVQRYGELKERLVSALAGEKLAVVRAYSHLPLFCVRLGATQALERLAARREVKGIYPNEARQPALAESLPLIGQPAAAWAGFTGAGTAVAVLDTGVDYTREAFGYCTAPGVPASCKVIVSFDTAPEDYLRDDAILHGTNVAGIVLGVAPESRIIAIDVFTNDLAYDADILEAANWLLVNQSTYNIVAANLSFGSGYYTAPCGDSPYAAVVYQARAAGIIPVAASGNEGHLDGMLLPACVPGVVSVGAVYDSYYGTFHGTICTETAAPDKVACFSNSASFLTMLAPGSIITAAGVSMSGTSQAAPHVAGGVAVLRSAFPAETPDATQTRLTASGTPVTDLRNGLVKPRLSVAASLGSPANDAFADGIPLTGVSGQAAGVNLNATSEAGEPEHAGVAGGASVWWTWQAPAEGTVTLDTHGSNFDTLLGVYTGVSVNALTPVAANDNDGSAYGASGLTFPAHSGELYRLAVDGRAGATGRIDLTWSFIPAAQADLAITASGEPPTLFVGQLLSYTVTVGNYGPAAATDVTVTSPLPAGAAFVSASPGCGYAAGTVSCNAGPLAVGGSISFGIVVTPTAAGTLLTMFQTGGSTNDPAPGNNTTVVYTPVGELLYPVLVDNVQYPTLTNGFGVVTDGGAILATASLFTEELLLNRAVRCTLRGGYDSLFSAQSGYTTVQGTLTLAAGALTVDRLVIR; from the coding sequence ATGATGAAGACGGACCTGATCGGTATCGTGGGTAACGCTTTCCGGCTCCTGCTGGCCGGCCTCGGGCTGGCGGCAGGGAGTGCCGTCATGCCGGCAATGGCCCCGGCGGCGCCGGTTCCCGCCGAGGTCCGGGCGGCGCTGGCGCGGGGCGAGCCGCAAGAGTTGATTGTACTCCTCGACGATACGGCAGTGGAAGGCGAGGTGGCGGGCCTGTCGTTACCGGCCGCCACCGGGGCACGGGAGGCGGCGCAGCGGCGGCTGGCGCTCAAGGTACAGCGCTACGGCGAGCTGAAGGAGCGCCTCGTTAGCGCCTTGGCCGGCGAGAAACTGGCGGTCGTCAGGGCATACAGCCATCTGCCGCTCTTCTGCGTGCGGCTCGGAGCCACGCAGGCGCTGGAGCGGCTGGCGGCGCGGCGCGAGGTGAAGGGAATCTATCCCAACGAGGCGCGGCAGCCGGCGCTCGCCGAGAGCCTGCCGCTGATCGGCCAGCCGGCGGCGGCCTGGGCCGGGTTCACCGGGGCCGGGACGGCGGTGGCAGTCCTCGATACCGGGGTCGACTACACCCGGGAGGCCTTCGGTTACTGTACCGCCCCCGGGGTCCCGGCCAGCTGCAAGGTGATTGTTTCCTTCGATACCGCCCCCGAGGATTACCTGCGCGACGACGCCATCCTGCACGGCACCAATGTCGCCGGCATCGTCCTCGGTGTCGCCCCGGAGAGCCGGATCATCGCCATCGACGTTTTCACCAACGACCTCGCCTACGATGCGGACATCCTCGAAGCCGCCAACTGGCTGCTCGTCAACCAGAGTACCTACAATATCGTCGCGGCGAACCTGAGCTTCGGCAGTGGTTATTATACTGCCCCCTGCGGCGATTCACCCTATGCTGCCGTGGTGTACCAGGCGCGGGCGGCCGGGATCATCCCCGTGGCCGCCTCGGGGAACGAGGGGCACCTCGACGGCATGCTGCTCCCGGCCTGCGTCCCCGGCGTCGTCTCGGTGGGGGCGGTCTACGACTCGTATTACGGCACCTTCCACGGGACGATATGCACGGAAACCGCCGCCCCCGACAAGGTGGCCTGCTTCTCCAACAGCGCCTCGTTCCTGACCATGCTGGCGCCGGGCTCGATCATCACCGCCGCCGGGGTGAGCATGAGCGGCACCTCCCAGGCCGCCCCCCACGTGGCCGGAGGGGTGGCGGTGCTGCGCTCGGCCTTTCCGGCGGAGACGCCCGACGCCACCCAGACCCGTCTCACCGCGAGCGGCACGCCGGTGACCGATCTCCGCAATGGCCTTGTCAAGCCGCGCCTCAGCGTTGCGGCCTCGCTCGGCTCCCCCGCCAACGATGCGTTTGCCGACGGCATTCCGTTGACCGGCGTTTCCGGGCAGGCTGCCGGGGTCAATCTCAACGCCACCAGCGAGGCGGGGGAGCCGGAGCATGCCGGGGTGGCGGGGGGCGCCTCGGTCTGGTGGACCTGGCAGGCGCCGGCCGAGGGGACCGTCACCCTCGACACCCACGGCAGCAATTTCGACACCCTGCTCGGGGTCTATACCGGCGTGAGCGTCAATGCCCTCACCCCGGTGGCGGCCAACGACAACGACGGCAGCGCCTACGGTGCCAGCGGCCTGACATTTCCAGCCCACAGCGGCGAGCTCTACCGGCTGGCCGTCGACGGCCGGGCCGGCGCCACGGGCCGGATCGACCTCACCTGGAGCTTCATCCCGGCGGCGCAGGCCGATCTGGCGATTACCGCCTCGGGAGAGCCGCCAACGCTGTTCGTCGGCCAGCTCCTCAGCTACACGGTGACGGTGGGCAACTACGGCCCGGCCGCGGCGACGGACGTGACCGTCACCAGCCCGCTGCCGGCGGGGGCCGCCTTCGTCTCCGCCTCGCCGGGGTGCGGCTACGCCGCCGGCACCGTCAGCTGCAACGCCGGCCCCCTGGCCGTCGGCGGCTCGATCAGCTTCGGGATTGTCGTCACTCCCACCGCTGCCGGCACACTCCTCACCATGTTCCAGACCGGCGGCTCCACCAACGATCCGGCGCCCGGCAACAACACAACGGTCGTCTACACGCCGGTGGGCGAGCTGCTCTACCCGGTGCTGGTCGACAACGTCCAGTATCCGACCCTGACCAACGGTTTCGGCGTCGTTACCGATGGCGGGGCGATCCTGGCCACGGCCAGCCTGTTCACCGAAGAGCTGCTTCTCAACCGGGCGGTCCGCTGCACCCTGCGGGGCGGCTACGATTCGCTGTTCAGTGCCCAGAGCGGTTACACGACCGTCCAGGGGACGCTGACGCTGGCGGCCGGCGCGCTGACCGTCGACCGGCTGGTAATCCGCTAG
- a CDS encoding radical SAM protein: MKRANLPKLLYADRQGNIFDHPYYDMAGMNGSETVLPESVELIPLPEGSRLFTIPDTPPLAWDAKQRRFVTVDTVREGRRESRVQAVSAFMAPGYVRTLLPACDYRRKKVHLPLWSYTAVGWDEEHERFVVAASRVDTNDNWNPCNYDDRQLDPLVRARLAELPGNRLLEQLARCAVDYHCFAAKNLFFRRWEAPLPTSPACNSRCLGCISLQPSDCCPSNHDRIGFVPTPEEIVELALPHLQEAPEPIVSYGQGCEGDPIMQADTVAEATRRLKAATPRGTVNFNSNGSFPERIRMLCDAGMDSMRISLNSVREECYNRYYRPVGYRFADVVESVAIAKSRGLFTMINYLVSPGVSDDPAEVEALLRFIGETGVDMIQLRNLSIDPDFYNQRLEVKGRGIGMYRLLERLKREFPRLQYGYYNRTKENFFPPGYEKGWPIPLST; this comes from the coding sequence ATGAAACGAGCGAACCTTCCCAAACTCCTCTATGCCGACCGGCAGGGGAACATCTTCGATCATCCCTATTACGACATGGCCGGCATGAACGGCAGTGAAACGGTCCTCCCCGAGTCGGTCGAGCTGATTCCGCTCCCCGAGGGGAGCCGACTGTTCACCATCCCCGATACCCCGCCGCTGGCCTGGGATGCCAAACAGCGGCGCTTTGTCACCGTCGACACGGTCCGCGAGGGGCGGCGGGAAAGCCGGGTCCAGGCGGTCTCGGCCTTCATGGCCCCCGGCTACGTCCGGACCCTCCTCCCGGCCTGCGACTACCGGCGGAAGAAGGTCCATCTGCCGCTCTGGTCCTACACGGCCGTCGGCTGGGACGAGGAACACGAGCGATTCGTGGTCGCGGCCAGCCGGGTCGACACCAACGACAACTGGAATCCGTGCAACTACGACGACCGCCAGCTCGATCCGCTGGTCCGGGCACGGCTGGCGGAACTGCCGGGGAACCGGCTCCTCGAACAGCTGGCCCGCTGCGCCGTCGACTACCACTGCTTTGCCGCCAAGAACCTCTTCTTCCGCCGCTGGGAGGCGCCGCTGCCGACGTCGCCCGCCTGCAACTCTCGCTGCCTCGGTTGCATCAGCCTCCAGCCGTCCGACTGCTGTCCGTCCAACCACGACCGGATCGGCTTTGTGCCGACGCCGGAGGAGATCGTCGAGCTGGCGCTGCCGCACCTGCAGGAGGCGCCGGAGCCGATCGTCTCCTACGGCCAGGGGTGCGAGGGGGACCCGATCATGCAGGCCGACACGGTGGCCGAGGCGACCCGGCGGCTCAAGGCGGCCACGCCGCGGGGGACCGTCAACTTCAATTCCAACGGCTCTTTTCCCGAGCGGATCAGGATGCTCTGCGATGCCGGGATGGATTCGATGCGGATTTCGCTGAACTCGGTGCGGGAGGAGTGCTACAACCGCTATTACCGGCCGGTGGGGTACCGCTTTGCCGACGTGGTGGAATCGGTGGCCATCGCCAAGAGTCGCGGGCTGTTCACGATGATCAATTACCTGGTGTCGCCGGGGGTGAGCGATGACCCGGCGGAGGTGGAGGCGCTACTCCGCTTCATCGGTGAAACCGGGGTCGACATGATCCAGCTGCGCAATCTCTCCATCGATCCCGATTTCTACAACCAGCGGCTGGAGGTCAAAGGGCGGGGGATTGGCATGTACCGGCTGCTGGAGCGGTTGAAACGGGAATTTCCGCGCCTCCAGTACGGTTACTACAACCGGACGAAGGAGAACTTCTTTCCGCCGGGGTACGAAAAGGGGTGGCCGATCCCGCTCAGTACCTGA
- a CDS encoding universal stress protein, which translates to MENVKKILVVSRMTSDCRDAVHYGVSLARQCGAELYILHVVHNPFGLEGWSLPTVTLEQDFAKIMEDAKKDIDAILKKEQKDGLTITELVKKGEPTEEILKTVKELKIDLLVMLAHQEWRIEHFLFGRSNEEIVRKMPCSVLLVKKEPEPVRW; encoded by the coding sequence ATGGAAAACGTCAAAAAGATTCTCGTCGTCAGCAGAATGACCTCGGATTGCCGCGATGCGGTCCATTACGGTGTCTCCCTGGCCCGGCAGTGCGGGGCCGAGTTGTACATCCTGCACGTCGTTCACAACCCGTTCGGCCTCGAAGGATGGAGCCTGCCGACCGTCACGCTGGAGCAGGATTTCGCCAAGATCATGGAGGACGCCAAGAAGGACATCGACGCCATCCTCAAGAAGGAGCAGAAGGACGGCTTGACGATCACCGAGCTGGTGAAAAAAGGGGAGCCGACCGAGGAAATCCTGAAGACCGTCAAGGAACTGAAGATCGACCTCTTGGTCATGCTGGCCCACCAGGAGTGGCGGATCGAGCATTTCCTCTTCGGCCGGAGCAACGAGGAAATCGTCCGCAAGATGCCCTGCTCGGTGCTTTTGGTCAAGAAAGAGCCGGAACCGGTCCGCTGGTAG
- a CDS encoding B12-binding domain-containing radical SAM protein, with translation MKLLLATLHAKYVHASLALPSLAAAGGDIAGVEIALGEYTVNEPREQVLRRLVAAGADVVAFSCYIWNIAETLALVADLKKIRPGCFVILGGPESSYGIFELLGRQPAVDCIVRDEGEATFRDCLEVLAAAWGRTAVEPLLATVPGLVFRSGEDIVANPPRLPVAELDSLPSPFAAGLVDLGKPLVYYESSRGCPFSCAFCMSSLEKGVRTYSPARIEADLELLLAAGVQTIKFVDRTFNYDAARANAIWEFILRRNRQSRCHFEIAADLLTEENIRLLARVPAGMFRFEIGVQSGGEATLERVGRKSDLARLFEAVARLRRETGVILHLDLVAGLPQEDFTGFLASLERLFAVAPHHIQVEPLKVLKGAPMRRIAVDEEYAFSDSPPYTILQTPWLSFAEIGAIGTISRLLDLLYNSGRFAASLASLAAERPLAEVFRLAAAYWEQREVPANLSLGGVFTTFWEFGGSILAAAERPGFADALAFDFCRIEYPGGAKLPPFFDAASPQPPSRPKTPAPELPAAPPGSRVRTFTRTFARDYRHAASAAGPVELLFVYTATPGEKLRVAILAPATSGPVPALS, from the coding sequence ATGAAACTGTTGCTCGCCACCCTCCACGCCAAATACGTCCACGCCTCCCTCGCCCTCCCCTCTCTCGCCGCCGCCGGCGGCGACATCGCCGGGGTCGAGATCGCTCTTGGCGAGTACACGGTCAACGAGCCGCGCGAACAGGTTTTGCGCCGGCTGGTCGCCGCCGGGGCCGACGTGGTCGCCTTTTCCTGCTATATCTGGAACATCGCCGAAACCCTGGCCCTCGTCGCCGACCTGAAAAAAATCCGCCCCGGCTGCTTCGTCATCCTCGGCGGGCCAGAGTCGAGTTACGGCATCTTCGAGTTGCTCGGCCGCCAGCCGGCCGTCGACTGCATCGTCCGCGACGAAGGGGAGGCGACCTTCCGCGATTGCCTGGAGGTGCTGGCGGCGGCCTGGGGACGGACCGCCGTCGAACCGCTCCTGGCCACCGTCCCTGGCCTCGTCTTCCGCTCCGGCGAGGACATCGTCGCCAATCCCCCCCGGCTGCCGGTCGCCGAGCTGGACAGCCTCCCCTCCCCCTTCGCCGCCGGGCTGGTCGACCTCGGCAAGCCGCTGGTCTACTACGAATCGTCCCGCGGTTGCCCGTTCTCCTGCGCCTTCTGCATGTCTTCCCTGGAAAAGGGGGTCCGCACCTATTCGCCGGCGCGGATCGAAGCCGACCTGGAACTGCTCCTGGCGGCCGGGGTGCAGACGATCAAGTTCGTCGACCGGACCTTCAACTATGACGCGGCCCGGGCCAACGCCATCTGGGAGTTCATCCTCCGCCGCAACCGGCAGAGCCGCTGCCATTTCGAGATCGCCGCCGACCTGCTGACTGAGGAGAATATCCGGCTGCTCGCCCGGGTGCCGGCGGGGATGTTCCGTTTCGAGATCGGGGTGCAATCGGGGGGGGAAGCAACACTGGAACGGGTCGGCCGCAAGTCGGACCTGGCCCGGCTGTTCGAGGCCGTCGCCCGGCTGCGGCGGGAGACGGGGGTGATTCTCCACCTGGACCTGGTGGCGGGGCTGCCGCAGGAGGACTTCACCGGCTTCCTCGCCTCCCTGGAGCGGCTCTTTGCCGTCGCCCCGCACCACATCCAGGTGGAACCGCTCAAGGTACTGAAGGGGGCGCCGATGCGCCGGATCGCCGTCGACGAGGAGTACGCCTTCTCCGACAGCCCGCCCTACACCATCCTGCAGACCCCCTGGCTTTCCTTTGCCGAAATCGGCGCCATCGGCACCATCAGCCGGCTGCTCGACCTGCTGTACAACAGCGGCCGCTTCGCCGCCAGCCTGGCTTCCCTGGCCGCCGAACGGCCGCTTGCCGAGGTATTCCGGCTGGCGGCCGCTTACTGGGAGCAACGGGAGGTGCCGGCGAACCTCTCGCTCGGGGGGGTGTTCACCACGTTCTGGGAGTTCGGCGGCTCCATCCTCGCCGCCGCCGAACGGCCCGGCTTCGCCGACGCTCTCGCTTTCGACTTCTGCCGGATCGAATACCCGGGCGGAGCCAAACTCCCTCCTTTCTTCGACGCCGCCTCTCCCCAGCCGCCGTCACGACCCAAAACGCCGGCCCCGGAACTGCCGGCAGCGCCGCCCGGCAGCCGGGTCCGCACCTTCACCCGCACCTTCGCCCGGGACTACCGGCACGCCGCATCGGCGGCCGGGCCGGTGGAACTGCTCTTCGTCTATACCGCCACCCCGGGGGAGAAACTGCGGGTGGCAATCCTGGCGCCGGCTACCAGCGGACCGGTTCCGGCTCTTTCTTGA
- a CDS encoding acylphosphatase yields the protein MKMRVVITVKGFVQGVAFRHHTRETALRYRVNGWVKNLANGDVLGCFEGDEEAVKKMIAWCRIGPARARVDQVIVEQDQYRDEFADFEIRY from the coding sequence ATGAAAATGCGGGTCGTGATAACCGTCAAAGGGTTCGTCCAGGGGGTGGCGTTCCGCCACCACACCCGGGAAACCGCCCTGCGCTACCGGGTCAACGGCTGGGTGAAGAACCTGGCCAACGGCGACGTCCTCGGCTGCTTCGAAGGGGACGAGGAGGCAGTGAAAAAGATGATCGCCTGGTGCCGGATCGGCCCGGCCCGGGCGCGGGTCGACCAGGTGATTGTCGAGCAGGACCAGTACCGCGACGAATTCGCGGATTTCGAGATCAGGTACTGA